The Nitrospiria bacterium genome has a window encoding:
- the msrB gene encoding peptide-methionine (R)-S-oxide reductase MsrB, with the protein MDRRTFLQSALVAGFAILAMSFKPRRVQAGESDETFEITKTDEEWRSHLTPEQYNVLRKEGTEPPFQNAYYKNKAHGVYLCAGCDLPLFSSDAKYDSHTGWPSFWKPMNDSAVRTKTDMKLLYPRTEVHCKRCGGHLGHVFDDGPPPTYLRYCINSAALKFVRSP; encoded by the coding sequence ATGGATCGAAGAACTTTCCTTCAATCCGCCCTGGTCGCGGGATTCGCAATCCTGGCCATGTCTTTCAAGCCTCGGCGGGTGCAGGCCGGAGAGTCGGACGAAACGTTTGAGATTACCAAGACGGACGAGGAGTGGCGCTCGCACCTGACCCCCGAGCAGTACAATGTTCTGAGAAAGGAAGGAACGGAGCCGCCTTTCCAGAATGCGTATTACAAGAATAAAGCCCATGGCGTCTACCTGTGCGCGGGATGCGACCTGCCGCTGTTTTCCTCCGATGCGAAGTATGACAGCCACACCGGATGGCCGAGTTTTTGGAAGCCGATGAATGACTCCGCCGTCCGAACCAAAACGGATATGAAATTACTCTATCCCCGGACCGAGGTGCATTGCAAAAGATGTGGCGGCCATCTCGGACACGTTTTCGACGACGGGCCGCCGCCGACTTACTTGCGGTATTGTATTAATTCGGCGGCGTTAAAGTTCGTCCGGAGCCCATAG